A region of Armatimonadota bacterium DNA encodes the following proteins:
- a CDS encoding methyltransferase domain-containing protein → MDGAHLAGGQDAFARARQRLVQSMVQQGIIRTIAVERAFLATPREAFVPGPSPGEVYADTTIPISGRLGEWLTTSSQPTMMAIMLEQLDIRPGHRVLEIGSGTGYNAALLAHLSGAEGSVDSVEIDGEAAAAASTALARMGANARVHHADGADGWPAGAPYDRIIATVSIPDMPDAWAVQAATDAVIVAPLNILGCDYSSALHREGDDWLSSSIEACAFVRFQGRLAERERRLSVGDPDAPALALYAEAGQLPLSADVAQWLDAGVGEMLARLRGRSEWEAFALWLATRSQGLRVIRATSGGRGLGWSGPAVGVWDEGGMAFITPTGQFARFGAGSSAERLRAVFADWMNAGAPDLSRSRLRLRRGQIEGAGWLKRRCHSISFEKATEPKHC, encoded by the coding sequence GTGGACGGCGCCCACCTCGCGGGGGGGCAGGATGCATTCGCCAGGGCGCGCCAACGCCTGGTGCAGTCCATGGTGCAACAAGGCATCATCCGGACCATCGCGGTGGAGCGGGCATTTCTGGCGACGCCGCGCGAAGCCTTCGTTCCCGGGCCGTCTCCCGGGGAGGTGTATGCCGACACAACCATCCCGATTTCCGGGCGTTTGGGCGAATGGCTGACCACCAGCAGCCAGCCCACGATGATGGCCATCATGCTCGAGCAGTTGGACATCAGGCCCGGCCACCGGGTCCTGGAGATCGGCTCTGGAACCGGATATAACGCGGCTCTTTTAGCGCATCTGTCCGGCGCCGAAGGGTCCGTGGATAGCGTGGAAATCGACGGTGAAGCGGCCGCGGCAGCCTCAACAGCGCTCGCCCGAATGGGCGCAAACGCGCGGGTCCACCATGCCGACGGCGCGGATGGCTGGCCCGCGGGCGCGCCCTACGATCGGATCATCGCGACGGTCAGCATTCCCGATATGCCCGACGCTTGGGCGGTTCAGGCCGCGACGGACGCCGTGATCGTCGCTCCGCTCAACATCCTCGGTTGCGACTATTCCTCCGCGCTTCACCGGGAGGGCGATGACTGGCTGAGTTCATCGATCGAGGCGTGCGCGTTCGTCCGGTTCCAGGGCAGGCTGGCCGAACGGGAGAGGCGACTCTCTGTCGGCGATCCGGATGCGCCCGCGCTGGCCCTTTACGCGGAAGCGGGCCAGCTCCCCCTCTCGGCGGATGTAGCGCAGTGGCTCGATGCCGGCGTGGGCGAAATGTTGGCGCGGCTCCGCGGACGCAGCGAATGGGAAGCGTTCGCATTATGGCTCGCAACCCGCTCACAAGGCTTGCGCGTGATCCGGGCGACGTCCGGCGGGCGCGGCCTGGGTTGGAGCGGCCCCGCAGTGGGCGTGTGGGATGAAGGGGGAATGGCCTTCATCACGCCGACCGGGCAGTTCGCACGATTTGGCGCGGGCAGTTCCGCCGAACGCCTGAGAGCGGTGTTCGCAGACTGGATGAATGCCGGCGCCCCGGACCTCAGCCGGTCGCGCCTCAGACTGCGCAGAGGGCAGATCGAAGGCGCCGGCTGGCTCAAGCGACGCTGCCACTCGATCTCCTTTGAGAAAGCTACCGAGCCGAAACACTGCTGA